From Apium graveolens cultivar Ventura chromosome 9, ASM990537v1, whole genome shotgun sequence, the proteins below share one genomic window:
- the LOC141684568 gene encoding proteasome subunit beta type-6, translating to MNNMDLNAPHSMGTTIIGVTYNGGVVLGADSRTSTGMYVANRASDKITQLTDNVYICRSGSAADSQIVSDYVRYFLHQHTIQLGQPATVKVAANLVRLLSYNNKNMLQTGIIVGGWDKYEGGKIYGVPLGGTIIEQPFAIGGSGSSYLYGFFDQAWKEGMTKDEAEQLVVKAVSLAIARDGASGGVVRTVIINSDGVTRNFYPGDTLPLWHEELEPQNSLLDILNAPAPEPMNI from the exons ATGAATAACATGGATCTCAACGCTCCTCACTCAATGGGAACCACTATCATCGGCGTCACTTACAACGGCGGCGTCGTTCTCGGCGCCGACTCTCGCACCAGCACcg GTATGTATGTGGCGAATCGAGCTTCGGATAAGATTACGCAGCTGActgataatgtttacatttgtCGATCTGGATCG GCAGCTGATTCACAAATTGTATCGGATTATGTCAGATATTTTCTTCATCAGCACAC GATTCAACTGGGGCAGCCTGCAACTGTAAAGGTTGCTGCAAATCTTGTTAGGCTTTTGTCATATAACAATAAG AACATGCTGCAAACTGGTATAATTGTTGGCGGATGGGACAAATATGAAGGAGGGAAAATATATGGGGTCCCACTCGGAGGAACAATTATAGAGCAGCCTTTTGCCATTGGAG GATCCGGCTCGAGTTACTTGTATGGATTCTTCGATCAAGCATGGAAGGAAGGGATGACGAAGGATGAAGCTGAG CAATTGGTTGTCAAGGCAGTTTCTCTAGCTATTGCCCGTGATGGTGCTAGTGGTGGTGTTGTGCGCACGGTCATC ATCAACTCAGATGGAGTAACAAGAAACTTTTATCCTGGTGATACTCTTCCACTTTGGCATGAGGAGCTTGAGCCCCAGAACTCGTTACTCGACATTCTTAATGCTCCTGCTCCCGAACCGATGAATATATAA
- the LOC141686541 gene encoding uncharacterized protein LOC141686541 translates to MVERAGAAEDTIPILVDPNDPSKVLRISSNLSLDLREDLARFLRRNLDVFAWSHSDMIGIEPNVMCHRLNLDPKKKRVRQKRRLISGERAEALREEVDRLMEAGLVRETSYPMWLANSVLVKKPNGKWRTCMDFTDLNKACPKDSFPLPRINQLVDSTAGHALLSFMDAYSGYNQIPMYGPDQEHTSFITDRGLYYYIGMPFGLLNAGVTYQRLVNKMFKYQSGKNMEAYVDDMLVNSKEAKDHVRYLSEMFQIMRKYRMKLNPQKLSAVLVREEDGIQLPVYYVSKRLADAETRYTSLEKLAYALILAFRKLRPYFQAQRIEVRTSYPLRQVMHKPESSGRMLKWTVELGQFEVDYKPRTVIKGQALADFVLEFPPHQEVEHGTLVVIPSVEEVGMESQNSAPWWSLFVDGTSNGDGAGAGIELINPEAHKIRLATHLAFHATNNDAEYEALINGLKLDLEMKVENLNVFSDSMIVVYQINGGYQAKGPRTDL, encoded by the exons ATGGTTGAGAGGGCTGGGGCCGCAGAGGACACAATCCCGATCTTGGTGGACCCAAATGATCCCTCCAAGGTACTCAGAATAAGCTCTAACTTAAGTCTCGACTTGAGGGAGGATCTAGCCCGATTCTTGAGGAGAaatttggatgtctttgcatggtcacactcTGATATGATAGGGATTGAGCCGAATGTCATGTGCCACCGGCTCAACTTGGACCCAAAAAAGAAGAGGGTCAGACAGAAGAGACGGCTGATTAGTGGAGAGAGGGCAGAGGCCCTCAGAGAAGAGGTGGATAGACTGATGGAGGCAGGGCTTGTAAGGGAAACCTCCTACCCCATGTGGCTGGCCAACTCAGTGCTTGTCAAGAAACCAAATGGAAAATGGAGGACATGTATGGACTTCACCGACCTAAACAAAGCTTGCCCGAAGGATAGTTTTCCTCTACCCCGAATCAACCAGCTGGTTGATTCCACGGCTGGGCACGCACTACTTAGCTTTATGGATGCTTACTCGGGATATAATCAAATCCCCatgtatgggccagatcaggagcacacctcctttATTACTGATCGGGGCCTCTACTATTACATCGGGATGCCCTTCGGGCTCCTTAACGCTGGGGTAACGTATCAAAGGTTAGTGAACAAGATGTTCAAATATCAGTCGGGAAAAAACATGGAGGCCTACGTAGATGATATGCTTGTCAATTCAAAGGAAGCAAAAGATCATGTCCGCTACCTATCAGAAATGTTCCAGATCATGAGGAAGTACAGGATGAAGCTCAACCCCCAGAAAT TAAGTGCGGTATTAGTCCGAGAAGAGGATGGTATCCAGCTCCCggtatattatgtgagtaaaaggTTAGCCGACGCGGAGACTCGGTACACAAGCCTCGAGAAGTTAGCATATGCTCTGATCCTAGCCTTCCGAAAGCTCAGGCCTTATTTTCAGGCACAAAGGATAGAAGTACGAACCTCCTACCCCCTCAGGCAAGTAATGCACAAACCAGAGTCTTCTGGTCGAATGCTGAAGTGGACGGTTGAGCTCGGCCAGTtcgaggtggattataagccaagGACCGTAATCAAAGGCCAAGCCTTGGCCGATTTTGTGCTGGAATTTCCTCCACATCAAGAAGTGGAGCATGGAACCCTTGTTGTTATACCTAGTGTAGAGGAGGTCGGGATGGAAAGTCAAAATAGTGCCCCATGGTGGAGCCTATTTGTGGATGGAACATCCAATGGGGATGGAGCAGGAGCTGGAATTGAGCTAATCAACCCAGAGGCGCACAAGATCAGACTTGCGACCCATCTGGCCTTTCAtgcaaccaacaatgatgctgagtatgaggccCTGATCAACGGTCTCAAGCTAGATTTGGAAATGAAGGTGGAGAATTTGAATGTGTTTAGTGACTCCATGATTGTGGTATATCAGATAAACGGGGGGTATCAAGCTAAGGGGCCGAGAACGGATCTTTAA